The following coding sequences are from one Stigmatopora nigra isolate UIUO_SnigA chromosome 10, RoL_Snig_1.1, whole genome shotgun sequence window:
- the LOC144203677 gene encoding beta-crystallin B3-like, giving the protein MTDQQGSPDQFPAEKGQGGAGASYKLVVFEFENFRGKKVELSGECKDLLEKTAKVGSIIVESGPWIGFEHIGFAGEKFVLEKGEYPRWSTWTNCQSHYCLGSFKPLNVDNADHKLHLFENAGFEGRKMEIVDDDVPSLWAYGFQDRVASAKAINGTWVGYMYPGYRGRQYVFEHGEFKHWNDWGAAAPQIQSVRRVRDMQWHKRGCFVAPAPAPNSNPKPTPNPNPTPIPKPSPNPKSQTQA; this is encoded by the exons ATGACAGATCAACAAGGAAGCCCAGACCAGTTCCCTGCAGAGAAAGGCCAAGGCGGAGCTGGAGCCTCATATAAG TTGGTGGTTTTTGAGTTTGAGAATTTCCGTGGAAAGAAAGTGGAATTGTCTGGCGAATGTAAAGATTTGTTGGAGAAGACAGCGAAAGTTGGGTCCATCATTGTGGAATCTGGACC ATGGATCGGTTTTGAGCATATAGGTTTTGCTGGGGAGAAGTTTGTATTGGAGAAGGGGGAATATCCCCGCTGGAGCACATGGACCAATTGCCAGAGCCACTACTGTTTGGGCTCGTTCAAGCCCCTAAATGTG GATAATGCAGATCACAAGCTGCACTTGTTCGAGAATGCAGGTTTTGAGGGCCGGAAGATGGAAATTGTTGATGATGATGTTCCCAGCCTGTGGGCTTATGGTTTCCAGGATCGTGTGGCTAGTGCTAAGGCCATCAACGGCAC GTGGGTAGGCTACATGTATCCGGGCTACAGGGGACGCCAGTATGTGTTTGAGCATGGAGAATTTAAGCACTGGAACGATTGGGGAGCCGCTGCACCTCAGATCCAGTCTGTCAGACGTGTGAGGGACATGCAATGGCACAAAAGGGGTTGCTTCGTTGCCCCTGCTCCTGCTCCCAATTCAAATCCAAAACCTACCCCAAATCCCAATCCTACTCCTATCCCCAAACCGTCTCCAAATCCCAAGTCCCAAACCCAGGCCTGA